The Burkholderia ambifaria AMMD genome includes a region encoding these proteins:
- a CDS encoding efflux RND transporter periplasmic adaptor subunit: MVRRRLALLAVASALPLALAACSGKAPSDPRTEAPLVRTAVVQAAVPASRAFTGTVAARVQSDLGFRVSGKVQERLVDAGQTVRRGQPLMRLDPVDLKLAARARDEAVAAARARARQTAEDEARYRDLRGTGAISASAYDQIKAAADAAKAQLSAAEADANVSRNATGYAELVADGDGVVMETLAEPGQVVSAGQPVVRLAHAGSREAVIQLPETLRPAIGSSAQAELFGKQDVSVPATLRQLSDTADTRTRTFEARYVLQGALAGAPLGATVTIRIADGSPQTGLQVPIGALLDAGKGPGVWVVAGDPAKVAWRPVNLEHLDDDSARVSGALKQGERVVALGAHLLREGETVRVSPQAVAVASEGARP; encoded by the coding sequence ATGGTCAGGCGTCGCCTCGCTCTCCTCGCAGTCGCTTCCGCACTGCCGCTCGCGCTAGCCGCGTGCAGCGGAAAAGCGCCTTCCGATCCGCGCACGGAAGCGCCGCTCGTGCGTACCGCCGTCGTCCAGGCGGCCGTTCCCGCGTCGCGCGCGTTTACCGGCACCGTTGCCGCCCGCGTGCAAAGCGACCTCGGGTTCCGGGTGTCCGGCAAGGTGCAGGAGCGGCTCGTCGACGCCGGTCAAACCGTCCGGCGCGGCCAGCCGCTGATGCGGCTCGACCCCGTCGACCTGAAGCTCGCGGCGCGCGCACGCGACGAGGCCGTGGCCGCCGCGCGGGCCCGCGCGCGGCAGACCGCCGAGGACGAAGCCCGCTACCGCGACCTGCGCGGCACCGGAGCGATATCGGCATCGGCCTATGACCAGATCAAGGCGGCGGCCGATGCCGCCAAGGCGCAACTGAGTGCCGCCGAGGCCGACGCGAACGTGTCGCGCAATGCGACAGGCTATGCGGAACTCGTCGCGGACGGCGACGGCGTCGTGATGGAAACCCTCGCCGAGCCCGGTCAGGTGGTCAGCGCGGGCCAGCCGGTGGTGCGGCTCGCGCACGCCGGCAGCCGCGAGGCCGTAATCCAGTTGCCCGAAACCCTGCGCCCGGCGATCGGGTCGAGCGCGCAGGCCGAGCTGTTCGGCAAGCAGGACGTGAGCGTTCCCGCGACGCTGCGCCAGCTCTCCGATACCGCGGATACCAGAACGCGCACGTTTGAAGCGCGTTATGTGCTGCAGGGTGCGTTAGCCGGCGCACCGCTGGGTGCGACCGTGACGATCCGGATCGCGGACGGCTCACCGCAAACCGGCCTGCAGGTGCCGATCGGCGCGCTGCTGGACGCCGGCAAGGGGCCCGGCGTGTGGGTCGTCGCCGGCGATCCGGCGAAGGTGGCGTGGCGGCCGGTCAATCTCGAGCATCTGGACGACGACAGCGCCCGCGTGTCCGGCGCGCTGAAGCAAGGCGAGCGGGTCGTCGCACTCGGCGCCCACTTGCTGCGCGAAGGCGAAACGGTCCGCGTGTCGCCGCAGGCCGTCGCGGTCGCAAGCGAAGGAGCACGACCGTGA
- a CDS encoding efflux RND transporter permease subunit: MSERRFNLSALAVRERAVTLFLICLISLAGLVSFFKLGRAEDPAFTVKVMTIVTAWPGATAQEMHDQVAEKIEKRMQELRWYDRTETYTRPGLAFTTLTLLDSTPPSEVQEQFYQARKKIGDVTNDLPSGVIGPMVNDEYADVTFALFALKAKGEPQRLLVRDAETLRQRLLHVPGVKKVDIIGEQAERIYIQLSHDRLATLGVSPQDVFAALNGQNALTPAGSVETRGPEIFIRVDGAFDKLQKIRDTPIVAQGRTLKLSDIATVERGYEDPSTFLIRNNGEPALLLGIVMRDGWNGLDLGKALDHEVGAINTGLPLGMSLTKVTDQSVNISSAVDEFMVKFFAALLVVMLVSFVSMGWRVGLVVAAAVPLTLAVVFVVMAATGKNFDRITLGSLILALGLLVDDAIIAIEMMVVKMEEGYDRVAASAYAWSHTAAPMLAGTLVTAVGFMPNGFARSSAGEYTSNMFWIVGIALIASWVIAVAFTPYLGVKMLPDFKKFEGGHDAIYDTPRYNRFRQLLTRVIARKWIVAGSVVGLFVLAILGMAIVKKQFFPISDRPEVLIEVQMPYGTSISQTSTTTSKVEAWLARQKEARIVTAYVGQGAPRFYLAMGPELPDPSFAKIVVRTDSQEEREALKARLRKVIADGLAPEARVRVTQLVFGPYSPFPVAYRITGPDPDTLRGIATDVQRVMTGSPMMRTVNADWGTRAPTMHFTLQQDRLQAVGLTSGAVAQQLQFLLTGVPVTAVREDIRTVQVIARSGGDTRLDPARLADFTLVGANGQHIPLSQVGKVDVRMEEPIMRWRDRVPTVTVRGDIADGLQPPDVSAAITKALQPIADKLPSGYRIEQAGSIEESGKATAAMLPLFPIMLAITLVIIIFQVRSISAMVMVFLTSPLGLIGVVPTLILFGQPFGINALVGLIALSGILMRNTLILIGQIHQNELSGLDPFHAVVEATVQRARPVILTAMAAVLAFIPLTHSVFWGTLAYTLIGGTFAGTVLTLVFLPAMYAIWYRIRPGHAAGSRRGEHEASLPEPTLAPALDARD, encoded by the coding sequence GTGAGCGAGCGCCGCTTCAACCTGTCGGCGCTCGCGGTGCGCGAGCGCGCGGTCACGCTGTTCCTGATCTGCCTGATTTCGCTCGCGGGGCTCGTGTCGTTCTTCAAGCTCGGCCGCGCGGAAGACCCGGCCTTCACGGTCAAGGTGATGACCATCGTCACCGCGTGGCCCGGCGCGACCGCGCAGGAAATGCACGACCAGGTCGCCGAAAAGATCGAAAAGCGCATGCAGGAGCTGCGCTGGTACGACCGCACCGAAACCTACACGCGCCCCGGCCTCGCGTTCACGACGCTGACGTTGCTCGACAGCACGCCGCCGTCCGAGGTGCAGGAGCAGTTCTATCAGGCGCGCAAAAAGATCGGCGACGTGACGAACGATCTTCCGTCGGGCGTGATCGGCCCGATGGTCAACGACGAATATGCGGACGTCACGTTCGCCCTCTTCGCGCTGAAGGCCAAGGGCGAGCCGCAGCGCCTGCTGGTGCGCGACGCGGAGACGCTGCGCCAGCGGCTGCTGCACGTGCCCGGCGTGAAGAAGGTCGACATCATCGGCGAGCAGGCGGAGCGCATCTATATCCAGCTGTCGCACGACCGGCTCGCGACACTCGGCGTGAGCCCGCAGGACGTGTTCGCCGCGCTCAACGGCCAAAACGCGCTGACGCCGGCCGGCTCCGTCGAGACGCGCGGCCCGGAGATCTTCATTCGCGTGGACGGCGCGTTCGACAAGCTGCAGAAGATTCGCGACACGCCGATCGTCGCGCAAGGTCGCACGCTGAAGCTGTCGGACATCGCCACCGTCGAGCGCGGTTACGAAGACCCGTCGACGTTCCTGATCCGCAACAACGGCGAACCCGCGCTGCTGCTGGGCATCGTGATGCGCGACGGCTGGAACGGGCTCGACCTCGGCAAGGCCCTCGACCACGAGGTCGGCGCGATCAATACCGGGCTGCCGCTCGGCATGAGCCTGACCAAGGTGACCGACCAGTCCGTGAACATCAGCTCCGCCGTCGACGAGTTCATGGTGAAGTTCTTCGCCGCGCTGCTCGTGGTAATGCTGGTGAGCTTCGTCAGCATGGGCTGGCGCGTGGGGCTCGTCGTCGCCGCGGCCGTGCCGCTGACGCTCGCCGTGGTGTTCGTCGTGATGGCCGCGACCGGCAAGAACTTCGACCGCATCACGCTCGGCTCGCTGATCCTCGCGCTCGGCCTGCTGGTCGACGACGCGATCATCGCGATCGAGATGATGGTCGTGAAGATGGAGGAAGGCTACGACCGCGTGGCCGCGTCGGCCTACGCGTGGAGCCATACGGCCGCGCCGATGCTGGCCGGTACGCTGGTGACCGCGGTCGGCTTCATGCCGAACGGCTTCGCGCGCTCCTCCGCGGGCGAATACACCAGCAACATGTTCTGGATCGTCGGGATCGCGCTGATCGCATCGTGGGTCATCGCGGTGGCCTTCACGCCGTACCTCGGCGTGAAGATGCTGCCGGACTTCAAGAAGTTCGAGGGCGGTCACGATGCGATCTACGACACGCCGCGCTACAACCGCTTCCGCCAACTGCTGACGCGCGTGATCGCCCGCAAATGGATCGTCGCCGGTTCGGTCGTCGGCCTGTTCGTGCTCGCGATTCTCGGCATGGCGATCGTCAAGAAGCAGTTTTTCCCCATCTCGGATCGCCCCGAGGTGCTGATCGAGGTGCAGATGCCGTACGGCACGTCGATTTCGCAGACCAGCACCACCACGTCGAAGGTCGAGGCATGGCTCGCCAGACAGAAGGAAGCGCGGATCGTCACCGCGTACGTCGGCCAGGGTGCGCCGCGTTTCTATCTGGCGATGGGGCCGGAGCTGCCCGATCCGTCGTTCGCGAAGATCGTGGTGCGCACCGACAGTCAGGAGGAACGTGAGGCATTGAAGGCGCGACTACGAAAAGTCATCGCCGACGGCCTCGCGCCCGAGGCGCGCGTGCGCGTCACGCAACTCGTGTTCGGTCCGTATTCGCCGTTCCCGGTGGCCTACCGGATCACGGGCCCCGATCCGGACACGCTGCGCGGCATCGCAACCGATGTGCAGCGCGTGATGACCGGCAGCCCGATGATGCGCACGGTCAATGCCGACTGGGGCACGCGCGCGCCCACGATGCATTTCACGTTGCAGCAGGATCGCCTGCAGGCGGTCGGATTGACGTCGGGCGCGGTCGCGCAGCAACTGCAGTTCCTGCTCACGGGGGTGCCCGTCACGGCGGTGCGCGAGGATATTCGAACCGTGCAGGTGATCGCGCGTTCGGGCGGCGATACGCGGCTCGACCCGGCGCGGCTCGCCGACTTCACCCTCGTCGGCGCGAACGGCCAGCACATTCCGCTGTCGCAGGTCGGCAAGGTCGACGTGCGCATGGAGGAACCGATCATGCGCTGGCGCGATCGCGTGCCGACCGTCACCGTGCGCGGCGACATCGCCGACGGCTTGCAGCCGCCCGACGTATCGGCCGCGATCACGAAGGCGCTGCAACCGATCGCCGACAAGCTGCCGAGCGGTTATCGAATCGAGCAGGCCGGCTCCATCGAGGAATCGGGCAAGGCGACCGCGGCGATGCTGCCGCTGTTCCCGATCATGCTCGCGATCACGCTTGTCATCATCATCTTCCAGGTGCGCTCGATCTCCGCGATGGTGATGGTGTTCCTGACGAGCCCGCTCGGGTTGATCGGCGTAGTGCCGACGCTGATCCTGTTCGGGCAGCCGTTCGGCATCAACGCGCTGGTCGGGCTCATTGCGCTGTCGGGGATCCTGATGCGCAACACGCTGATCCTGATCGGGCAGATCCATCAGAACGAACTCTCGGGGCTGGATCCGTTCCATGCAGTCGTCGAAGCGACCGTGCAGCGGGCCCGCCCGGTCATCCTGACCGCGATGGCCGCCGTGCTCGCGTTCATTCCGCTCACCCATTCGGTGTTCTGGGGAACGCTTGCATACACGCTGATCGGCGGCACGTTCGCCGGCACGGTCCTCACGCTGGTGTTCCTGCCCGCGATGTATGCGATCTGGTATCGAATCCGGCCCGGCCATGCCGCCGGTTCGCGCCGCGGCGAGCACGAGGCGTCGCTTCCCGAACCTACGCTTGCACCCGCGCTCGACGCGCGCGATTGA
- a CDS encoding efflux transporter outer membrane subunit yields MLPKPVVAAVLVAVLLTGCAVGPDYVRPEVAMPQRFQGQAAVDQRHAAADADLATWWTGFGDPQLTRYVTLALAQNLDLAQAAARVAQARAGLSAANAALLPSGEVSGQAARVYQSVETPLGRVLNSAPGFDRHGSDYEADFNASWELDVFGGLRRGREAALADYQASEAGAVATRLAVAAQTADIYITIRGLQGRLKVARHQVQTEQDLLSTISLLYGKGLAAELQVRQAEGALAQVRATVPVLEAALDTAMNALDVMLGSQPGTHRAELLDGGDVPVAPRIAATGTPGELLRRRPDLIVAERRVAAANARIGMAVAEYYPKFSLSGLIGSATTMGAGNLFTGGANQAAGVLGLRWRLFDFGRINAQIAQAKGQDAEMLAAYRLAALHATEDVENAFSALVKRDEQAAVLGGGVDSLGRARAASFAAYQKGVVSLIEVLQADENLLRASDQRVQAQTESARAAVAAFKALGGGWQAQGSEAVAMR; encoded by the coding sequence ATGCTACCCAAACCCGTCGTTGCCGCGGTTCTTGTTGCCGTCCTGTTGACGGGTTGCGCCGTCGGTCCCGACTACGTGCGCCCCGAGGTCGCGATGCCGCAGCGGTTCCAGGGCCAGGCCGCCGTGGACCAGCGGCACGCGGCCGCCGATGCCGATCTCGCGACGTGGTGGACGGGGTTCGGCGATCCGCAACTGACGCGCTACGTCACGCTGGCCCTGGCGCAGAACCTCGATCTCGCGCAGGCCGCGGCACGCGTCGCACAAGCGCGCGCAGGGCTGAGTGCGGCGAATGCGGCGCTGCTGCCTTCGGGCGAGGTGAGTGGTCAGGCAGCGCGCGTCTACCAGTCGGTCGAAACGCCGTTGGGGCGTGTGCTGAACTCGGCGCCCGGTTTCGACCGTCACGGCAGCGACTATGAGGCCGACTTCAACGCGAGCTGGGAGCTGGACGTGTTCGGCGGGCTGCGCCGCGGCCGCGAAGCGGCGCTTGCCGACTACCAGGCGTCGGAAGCCGGCGCGGTGGCGACGCGCCTTGCCGTCGCCGCGCAAACCGCGGACATCTACATCACGATTCGCGGGTTGCAGGGCCGGTTGAAGGTCGCGCGGCACCAGGTGCAGACCGAGCAGGATCTGCTGTCGACCATCAGCCTGCTGTATGGCAAGGGGCTCGCGGCGGAGCTTCAGGTCAGGCAGGCCGAAGGCGCGCTCGCGCAGGTTCGCGCGACGGTGCCCGTGCTCGAGGCGGCGCTGGACACGGCGATGAACGCGCTCGACGTGATGCTCGGTTCGCAGCCCGGCACGCATCGGGCGGAATTGCTCGACGGCGGCGACGTGCCGGTCGCGCCGCGGATCGCGGCGACGGGAACGCCCGGTGAACTGCTCAGGCGGCGGCCCGACCTGATCGTGGCCGAGCGGCGCGTGGCGGCGGCGAACGCGCGCATCGGCATGGCCGTCGCCGAGTATTACCCGAAGTTCTCGCTGAGCGGGCTGATCGGCAGCGCGACGACGATGGGCGCGGGCAATCTGTTTACCGGCGGCGCCAACCAGGCCGCGGGCGTGCTCGGCCTGCGCTGGCGTCTGTTCGACTTCGGCCGGATCAATGCGCAGATCGCGCAGGCCAAAGGACAGGATGCGGAAATGCTGGCCGCGTATCGGCTCGCGGCGCTGCACGCGACCGAGGACGTCGAAAACGCGTTCTCGGCGCTCGTCAAGCGCGACGAGCAGGCAGCAGTTCTTGGCGGCGGCGTGGATTCGCTTGGGCGAGCGAGAGCCGCGTCGTTTGCTGCGTACCAGAAAGGCGTCGTCAGCCTGATCGAGGTGCTGCAGGCCGACGAAAACCTGCTGCGCGCGTCCGACCAACGCGTGCAGGCGCAAACCGAATCCGCACGCGCGGCGGTTGCCGCGTTCAAGGCGCTCGGTGGTGGGTGGCAGGCGCAGGGATCGGAAGCGGTGGCCATGCGGTAG
- the benB gene encoding benzoate 1,2-dioxygenase small subunit — protein sequence MNIDYRTICAALYREARLLDDREWDEWLTCYTEDVTYWMPAWDDDDRPTDDPQSEISLMYYADRGGLEDRVFRIKTERSGASTPEPRTSHNVTNVEVLAERDGEVDVRYNFDTLNHRYRVTDHYFGTMFVTLRKVNDALLISHKKIVLKNDYIRQVLDVYHV from the coding sequence ATGAACATCGATTACCGGACCATTTGCGCGGCGCTGTATCGCGAAGCGCGCCTGCTCGACGATCGCGAGTGGGACGAGTGGCTGACCTGCTACACGGAGGACGTCACGTACTGGATGCCCGCGTGGGACGACGACGACCGGCCGACCGACGATCCGCAAAGCGAGATCTCGCTGATGTACTACGCGGATCGCGGCGGCCTCGAGGATCGCGTGTTCCGGATCAAGACCGAGCGCAGCGGCGCGTCGACACCCGAGCCGCGCACCAGCCACAACGTGACGAACGTCGAGGTGCTGGCCGAGCGCGACGGCGAGGTGGACGTGCGCTACAACTTCGACACGCTCAACCATCGCTACCGCGTGACCGATCACTACTTCGGCACGATGTTCGTCACGCTGCGCAAGGTGAACGACGCGCTGCTGATCTCGCACAAGAAGATCGTGCTGAAGAACGACTATATCCGGCAGGTGCTCGACGTGTATCACGTCTGA
- a CDS encoding TetR/AcrR family transcriptional regulator codes for MKKTASSPAPARGPADHDVRDQIVVAATEHFSRYGYEKTTVSDLAKAIGFSKAYIYKFFESKQAIGEMICANCLHEIETEVRAAVAEAELPTEKLRRMFKVFTEASLRLFFRDRKLYDIAASAATGNWQSVQAYEARVQKLLQDVLQAGRQNGEFERKTPLDETAMAIYLVMRPYLNPLLLQYNLDTTDAAPAQLSNLVLRSLAP; via the coding sequence ATGAAAAAAACCGCTTCCTCCCCGGCCCCCGCGCGGGGGCCGGCCGACCACGACGTCCGGGACCAGATCGTCGTTGCCGCCACCGAGCACTTCAGCCGGTACGGTTATGAAAAGACGACCGTGTCCGATCTCGCGAAGGCGATCGGCTTCTCGAAGGCCTATATCTACAAGTTCTTCGAATCGAAACAGGCGATCGGCGAAATGATCTGCGCGAACTGCCTGCACGAGATCGAGACCGAGGTGCGCGCGGCCGTCGCCGAGGCCGAACTCCCCACCGAGAAGCTGCGGCGGATGTTCAAGGTCTTTACCGAAGCGAGCCTGCGGCTGTTTTTCCGCGACCGCAAGCTGTACGACATCGCCGCGTCGGCTGCCACCGGGAACTGGCAGTCGGTGCAGGCCTATGAAGCGCGCGTGCAGAAACTGCTGCAGGACGTGCTGCAGGCAGGCCGCCAAAACGGTGAGTTCGAGCGCAAGACGCCGCTGGACGAAACCGCGATGGCGATCTACCTGGTGATGCGCCCGTACCTGAATCCGCTGCTGCTGCAATACAACCTCGACACGACCGACGCCGCGCCCGCGCAGTTGTCGAACCTCGTTCTGCGCAGCCTCGCCCCGTGA
- the benC gene encoding benzoate 1,2-dioxygenase electron transfer component BenC, translating into MSTYKIALNFEDGVTRFIDCKAGEKVLDAAFRAKINLPMDCSDGVCGTCKCRAESGSYDLGDDYIDDALTEDEKDGGLVLTCQMVPQSDCVIAVPTSSVACKTGHSAFAATVTRVEPHNDAAIVLELDVDAAAPAFLPGQYVNIGVPGSGQHRSYSFSSAPGDTKIGFLIKKIPGGVMSTWLESAAPGDTLELTGPLGSFYLRDVARPLLFLAGGTGLAPFLSMLEALARSGSQQKVHLIYGVTRDLDLVLVDAIEAYAAKLPNFSFATVVADAASSHARKGWVTQHIPADALNDGDVDVYLCGPPPMVDAVRQYFDDQGVKPNSFHYEKFTPNVTTAKAA; encoded by the coding sequence ATGTCCACCTACAAGATTGCACTGAACTTCGAGGACGGGGTCACCCGCTTCATCGACTGCAAGGCCGGCGAGAAGGTGCTCGACGCCGCGTTTCGCGCGAAGATCAACCTGCCGATGGACTGCTCCGACGGCGTGTGCGGCACCTGCAAGTGCCGCGCGGAAAGCGGCAGCTACGACCTCGGCGACGACTACATCGACGACGCGCTCACCGAGGACGAGAAGGACGGCGGCCTCGTGCTGACCTGCCAGATGGTGCCGCAAAGCGATTGCGTGATCGCGGTGCCAACCTCGTCGGTCGCGTGCAAGACCGGCCACAGCGCGTTTGCCGCGACCGTGACGCGGGTCGAGCCGCACAACGACGCGGCGATCGTGCTCGAGCTCGACGTCGACGCGGCCGCGCCGGCGTTCCTGCCCGGCCAGTACGTGAACATCGGCGTGCCGGGCAGCGGCCAGCACCGGTCCTATTCGTTCTCGTCCGCGCCGGGTGACACGAAGATCGGATTCCTGATCAAGAAGATTCCCGGCGGCGTGATGAGCACGTGGCTCGAATCGGCGGCGCCCGGCGACACGCTCGAGCTGACCGGGCCGCTCGGCAGCTTCTACCTGCGCGACGTCGCGCGGCCGCTGCTGTTCCTCGCGGGCGGCACGGGCCTCGCGCCGTTCCTGTCGATGCTGGAGGCGCTCGCGCGCAGCGGCTCGCAGCAGAAGGTGCACCTGATCTACGGCGTGACGCGCGATCTCGACCTGGTGCTGGTCGACGCGATCGAAGCGTATGCGGCGAAGCTGCCGAACTTCAGCTTCGCGACCGTCGTCGCCGATGCGGCGTCGAGCCATGCGCGCAAGGGCTGGGTCACGCAGCACATTCCGGCCGACGCGCTGAACGACGGCGACGTGGACGTCTATCTGTGCGGGCCGCCGCCGATGGTCGATGCGGTGCGCCAGTACTTCGACGATCAGGGCGTGAAGCCCAACAGCTTCCACTACGAGAAGTTCACGCCGAACGTGACGACGGCAAAGGCGGCATGA
- a CDS encoding c-type cytochrome, translated as MALISFASFRFPGRAIGVALALLAACVALAACDMQRDDHPASAGDTADAASAADAPEPASGWRFVRIGAAAADAGASMSARVKEDRRLSGAPVVAASAAAATSAVSAVSAVSAVSAVSAAAAAAAAAAPTPAAPSVAASAKAARRPMVAAAAANTDAATIAHGRYLALAGDCAACHDAADHTPYAGGQPVNSPFGPIYAPNITPDPAHGIGHYTLQQFDDALRRGVRADGSRLYPAMPYPSFARMTDADVRALYAYFMRGVAPSANAAKLTRLPFPFNQRWALGLWSLAFANRDRFVPQPAQSAEWNRGAYLVQGLGHCGACHTPRGPAYNERGYDERSPAFLTGGINDHWFAPNLTGADTDGLGRWTIDELAAFLRSGHAVRGAVFGAMAPVVEESTALLSDDDRHAIAVYLKSLPAQPTAATNPLGVGVPRLTAAGPRPQGGQQAPGAGVYAGFCARCHGADGAGVRDHGPPLAGNTAVLAADPTSAIRIVVEGARPAPGTNGPVQRMPAMRGALTSGEIAAVVSYVRGAWGNRAAPVSEQEVRRLRAAIHR; from the coding sequence ATGGCGCTGATCTCGTTCGCTTCGTTCCGCTTTCCCGGGCGTGCGATCGGCGTCGCACTCGCCTTACTCGCCGCTTGCGTCGCGCTCGCCGCGTGCGACATGCAGCGGGACGATCATCCTGCGTCCGCCGGCGATACGGCCGACGCCGCGTCGGCGGCGGACGCGCCCGAACCCGCGTCGGGCTGGCGCTTCGTGCGGATCGGTGCGGCGGCGGCCGATGCCGGTGCGTCGATGTCGGCTCGCGTGAAAGAGGATCGGAGGCTTTCGGGGGCGCCTGTCGTGGCGGCGTCGGCTGCTGCGGCTACGTCGGCGGTGTCGGCGGTGTCGGCGGTGTCGGCGGTGTCGGCGGTGTCGGCGGCGGCGGCGGCGGCGGCGGCGGCGGCCCCAACGCCCGCCGCGCCATCGGTTGCGGCATCGGCCAAGGCGGCCCGACGCCCGATGGTCGCCGCTGCCGCCGCGAACACCGACGCCGCGACGATCGCGCACGGCCGCTACCTCGCGCTTGCCGGCGACTGCGCGGCCTGCCACGACGCGGCCGATCACACGCCCTACGCGGGCGGCCAGCCGGTGAATTCGCCGTTCGGGCCGATCTATGCGCCGAACATCACGCCGGATCCGGCGCACGGAATCGGCCACTACACGCTGCAGCAGTTCGACGACGCGTTGCGGCGCGGCGTGCGCGCGGATGGCAGCCGGCTGTATCCGGCGATGCCCTACCCGTCGTTCGCGCGGATGACCGACGCCGACGTGCGCGCGCTCTATGCGTATTTCATGCGCGGCGTCGCGCCGTCCGCGAACGCGGCGAAGCTCACGCGGCTGCCGTTTCCGTTCAACCAGCGCTGGGCGCTCGGGCTATGGAGCCTCGCCTTCGCGAACCGCGACCGGTTCGTGCCGCAACCGGCGCAATCGGCCGAGTGGAATCGCGGCGCGTATCTGGTGCAGGGGCTCGGCCACTGCGGCGCGTGCCATACGCCGCGCGGGCCGGCCTATAACGAGCGCGGCTACGACGAGCGCAGCCCGGCATTCCTGACCGGCGGCATCAACGATCACTGGTTCGCGCCGAACCTGACCGGCGCGGACACGGACGGCCTCGGCCGCTGGACCATCGACGAGCTCGCCGCCTTCCTGCGCAGCGGCCATGCGGTACGCGGCGCGGTGTTCGGCGCGATGGCGCCGGTCGTCGAAGAGAGCACCGCGCTGCTCAGCGACGACGATCGTCACGCGATCGCCGTCTACCTGAAATCGTTGCCCGCGCAACCGACTGCCGCGACGAACCCGCTGGGCGTCGGCGTTCCGCGGCTGACGGCCGCGGGGCCTCGGCCGCAAGGCGGTCAGCAGGCGCCGGGCGCCGGCGTGTATGCGGGGTTCTGCGCGCGCTGTCACGGCGCGGACGGCGCCGGCGTGCGCGATCACGGGCCGCCGCTCGCGGGCAATACGGCTGTGCTGGCAGCCGATCCAACGAGCGCGATCCGGATCGTCGTCGAAGGCGCGCGGCCGGCGCCCGGCACGAACGGCCCGGTGCAGCGGATGCCCGCGATGCGCGGCGCGCTGACGAGCGGCGAAATCGCGGCGGTGGTCAGCTACGTGCGCGGCGCGTGGGGGAATCGCGCCGCGCCGGTGTCGGAGCAGGAGGTGAGGCGGTTGCGGGCGGCGATTCATCGATGA
- the benD gene encoding benzoate diol dehydrogenase BenD — protein MTMQRFSGKVVVVTGAAQGIGRGVALRAAAEGGRVLFVDRAEFVAEVAAEAPGGDTAGFVADLETYDGAHAAMAFAVATFGRIDVLINGVGGAIRMRPFAEFEPAQIDAEIRRSLMPTLYSCHAVLPHLLAGGGGTIVNVSSNATRGIRRVPYSAAKGGVNALTAALAMEYAEHGIRVVATAPGGTAAPPRRVPRNAAGDSEQEQAWMAEAVRQVTDSTFFKRYGSLDEQIAPILFLASDEASYITGTVLPVAGGDTG, from the coding sequence ATGACCATGCAACGATTCTCCGGAAAGGTCGTCGTCGTCACCGGCGCGGCGCAGGGCATCGGTCGCGGCGTCGCGCTGCGCGCGGCGGCCGAGGGCGGCCGCGTGCTGTTCGTCGATCGTGCGGAATTCGTGGCCGAGGTGGCCGCCGAAGCGCCGGGCGGCGACACGGCCGGTTTCGTCGCCGATCTCGAAACCTACGACGGCGCGCACGCGGCGATGGCGTTCGCGGTCGCGACGTTCGGCCGGATCGACGTGCTGATCAACGGCGTCGGCGGCGCGATCCGGATGCGGCCGTTCGCCGAGTTCGAGCCCGCGCAGATCGACGCGGAAATCCGCCGCTCGCTGATGCCGACGCTCTACAGCTGCCACGCGGTGTTGCCGCATCTGCTGGCCGGGGGCGGCGGCACGATCGTGAACGTGTCGTCGAACGCGACGCGCGGGATTCGCCGCGTGCCGTACTCGGCCGCGAAGGGCGGCGTCAATGCGCTGACGGCGGCGCTCGCGATGGAATACGCGGAGCATGGCATCCGCGTGGTCGCGACCGCGCCCGGCGGCACCGCAGCGCCGCCGCGCCGCGTGCCGCGCAATGCGGCCGGCGACAGCGAGCAGGAACAGGCGTGGATGGCCGAAGCAGTGCGGCAGGTGACCGACTCGACGTTCTTCAAGCGCTACGGCAGCCTCGACGAACAGATCGCGCCGATCCTGTTCCTCGCGTCCGACGAAGCGAGCTACATCACCGGCACGGTGCTACCGGTCGCGGGCGGCGATACGGGTTGA
- a CDS encoding RidA family protein, whose protein sequence is MREGEAIIPAGMEAVYEKIGYAPAIKVGDTVYVSGQIGRDAAMQLVEDREAQIVQAFENLKRVLEAGGASLDDVVDLTTFHTDMRDLPLFLQVRDRYFHAHPRPAWTAVGAHMLGGSPGYIVEIKAVAVL, encoded by the coding sequence ATGCGCGAAGGCGAAGCGATCATTCCGGCCGGAATGGAGGCCGTGTACGAAAAAATCGGCTATGCACCGGCGATCAAGGTCGGCGATACCGTCTACGTGTCCGGCCAGATCGGCCGTGACGCCGCGATGCAACTGGTGGAAGACCGCGAAGCGCAGATCGTGCAGGCGTTCGAGAACCTGAAGCGCGTGCTGGAGGCCGGCGGCGCTTCGCTCGACGACGTGGTCGACCTGACGACCTTCCATACCGACATGCGCGACCTGCCGCTGTTCCTGCAGGTGCGCGACCGCTATTTCCATGCGCATCCGCGGCCGGCGTGGACCGCCGTCGGTGCGCACATGCTGGGCGGTTCGCCGGGCTATATCGTCGAGATCAAGGCGGTGGCGGTGCTGTAA